One Syntrophaceae bacterium DNA window includes the following coding sequences:
- the coaBC gene encoding bifunctional phosphopantothenoylcysteine decarboxylase/phosphopantothenate--cysteine ligase CoaBC — MQGKKIVLGVTGGIAAYKAAELARECIRRGARVHVIMTPNATKFITPLTFQTLTGNAVAVDTFQLTGEWEIGHVSLAESADLVLLAPATANVIGKIAGGIADDLLTTTVMATRAPVLICPAMNVNMYENPIVRENMGKLAAKGYRFVEAGYGELACKTEGYGRLAPLEDIVEDAEDLLTAKDLGGEHVLVTAGPTREAFDPVRFITNYSTGKMGYAVALAAKRRGAKVTLVSGPTSLPRPRGVAFVPVSSAREMRDAVMAHLEGATIVVKSAAVADYRPAGFSASKIKKTDRPLEFTLERNPDIISEVGKVKGDRILVGFAVETENLIPYAVKKMKEKNMDLIVANDISQPGAGFAADTNIVKILDRDGGSLDLPLMDKMDVANRILDRVTELMAGRKGVPRARKR, encoded by the coding sequence ATGCAAGGGAAAAAAATCGTTCTCGGGGTGACCGGAGGCATTGCGGCATACAAGGCGGCCGAGCTGGCACGGGAGTGCATCAGGCGCGGGGCGCGGGTCCACGTCATCATGACGCCTAACGCCACGAAATTCATCACCCCGCTCACCTTTCAGACCCTCACGGGCAATGCCGTTGCCGTCGACACCTTCCAGCTGACGGGCGAGTGGGAGATCGGTCATGTGTCGCTGGCCGAGAGCGCCGACCTGGTCCTGCTGGCGCCGGCCACGGCCAACGTGATCGGCAAGATCGCCGGCGGGATCGCGGACGACCTGCTGACGACGACAGTCATGGCGACCCGGGCGCCGGTCCTCATCTGCCCGGCCATGAACGTCAACATGTACGAAAACCCCATCGTGCGGGAGAACATGGGGAAGCTCGCCGCGAAGGGGTACCGGTTCGTCGAGGCCGGATACGGGGAGCTGGCATGCAAGACCGAGGGGTATGGACGACTGGCCCCCCTGGAGGACATCGTCGAGGACGCCGAGGATCTTCTCACGGCCAAGGATCTCGGCGGCGAGCATGTCCTCGTCACGGCGGGGCCGACCCGGGAAGCCTTCGACCCCGTACGGTTCATCACGAATTACTCGACGGGCAAGATGGGCTACGCCGTCGCCCTGGCCGCCAAGCGCCGGGGTGCGAAGGTGACGCTCGTCAGCGGACCGACGAGTCTCCCGCGGCCGCGGGGGGTCGCCTTTGTCCCCGTCTCGTCGGCCCGCGAGATGCGCGATGCCGTCATGGCGCACCTCGAGGGGGCGACCATTGTCGTCAAGTCCGCCGCGGTGGCCGACTACCGGCCCGCGGGGTTCTCCGCGTCCAAGATCAAGAAGACGGACCGGCCCCTCGAGTTCACACTGGAGCGCAACCCCGACATCATCTCCGAGGTGGGCAAGGTCAAGGGGGACCGGATCCTGGTCGGGTTCGCCGTCGAGACGGAGAACCTGATCCCGTATGCCGTGAAGAAGATGAAGGAAAAGAACATGGATCTCATCGTGGCGAATGACATCAGCCAGCCCGGGGCCGGTTTTGCCGCGGATACGAACATCGTGAAGATTCTCGACCGGGACGGGGGGTCGCTGGATCTTCCCCTCATGGACAAGATGGATGTGGCCAACCGCATCCTGGACCGCGTGACGGAACTCATGGCAGGGCGAAAAGGGGTGCCCCGTGCGCGCAAACGATGA
- a CDS encoding uracil-DNA glycosylase, giving the protein MDSCIPVSRLRLKGTGPSRQEGLPGVDAAAARPVVTAAGRRGASSLDGVRRELGDCARCPLHRSRKNLVFGEGSARARLVFVGEAPGEEEDRQGRPFVGRAGQLLTKIINAMGLAREEVYICNILKCRPPGNRNPKEDEIAACEPFLVKQIEAIDPEIICALGTFAAKTLLRTEAPISAIRGRFHDYHGRRLMPTYHPAYLLRNPDAKKLVWEDVQKIMRVL; this is encoded by the coding sequence ATGGACTCGTGCATCCCCGTGTCGCGCCTGCGGCTGAAGGGCACGGGCCCGTCTCGGCAGGAGGGTCTCCCCGGGGTGGATGCGGCTGCGGCACGACCCGTCGTGACGGCGGCGGGCCGCCGGGGCGCCTCGAGCCTCGACGGGGTGCGCCGGGAGCTTGGCGACTGTGCCCGCTGCCCGCTGCACCGCTCCCGGAAGAATCTCGTCTTCGGCGAGGGGAGCGCCCGGGCGAGGCTCGTCTTTGTCGGCGAGGCCCCGGGCGAAGAGGAAGACAGGCAAGGCAGGCCCTTCGTGGGGAGGGCGGGGCAGCTGCTCACGAAGATCATCAACGCCATGGGGCTCGCACGGGAGGAGGTCTACATCTGCAACATTCTGAAGTGCCGCCCCCCGGGAAACCGCAACCCCAAGGAGGACGAGATCGCCGCCTGCGAGCCGTTCCTGGTCAAGCAGATCGAGGCCATCGACCCGGAGATCATCTGTGCGCTCGGCACGTTTGCCGCGAAGACCCTGCTGCGCACCGAGGCGCCCATCTCGGCCATCCGGGGACGGTTCCACGATTACCACGGGCGCAGGCTCATGCCGACCTATCACCCGGCTTACCTCCTGCGCAACCCCGATGCGAAGAAGCTGGTCTGGGAAGACGTGCAGAAAATCATGAGGGTCCTGTGA
- a CDS encoding nodulation protein NfeD: MKNRRHRAFAMGAAAALWLLAALVPAPQASEERRVVDVITVSEAITPPIGEYILKSIKQATESGAQAIVIQLDTPGGLDLSMRDIIKEILNAAVPVVVYVSPSGARAASAGVLITISAHVAAMAPGTNIGAAHPVAMGIGKADETMMEKVENDAVAYGRGIADQKGRNADWIEDAIRKSVSVTAEEALKLKVIDLVTEDLKQLLEKIDGREVKLASGPRVLKTKGAEINRREMGFREKVLITISNPNIAFILFLLGLAGLYFEFSNPGVIVPGIIGGISLILAFFAFQTLPVNYAGILLILFAVILFIAEIKVVSHGVLTIGGVVSLILGSIMLFESPDPALRVSWSVLVPAVTIVSLFFIGVISIALRAQMRRVVTGGEGMIGAVGQTVTAVHETGKVLIRGEYWNAFSRTPIEKGKKVAVVGVKELQLEVEERS; encoded by the coding sequence ATGAAGAACCGTAGACACCGGGCGTTCGCGATGGGGGCTGCGGCCGCCCTGTGGCTTCTGGCGGCCCTCGTCCCCGCTCCGCAGGCCTCGGAGGAGCGGCGCGTGGTCGACGTGATCACCGTCAGCGAGGCCATCACCCCCCCCATCGGCGAGTACATCCTCAAGAGCATCAAGCAGGCCACCGAGTCGGGGGCGCAGGCGATCGTGATCCAGCTCGACACGCCCGGCGGGCTCGACCTCTCGATGCGGGACATCATCAAGGAAATCCTCAACGCCGCGGTGCCCGTCGTGGTCTACGTGTCTCCCTCGGGGGCGCGGGCGGCCTCGGCGGGGGTGCTCATCACGATCTCGGCCCATGTCGCGGCCATGGCGCCCGGGACCAACATCGGCGCGGCCCACCCCGTGGCCATGGGGATCGGGAAGGCCGATGAAACGATGATGGAAAAGGTCGAGAACGACGCCGTCGCCTACGGCAGGGGCATCGCGGACCAGAAGGGACGCAACGCCGACTGGATCGAGGATGCCATCCGCAAGAGCGTGTCCGTGACAGCAGAAGAGGCCCTCAAGCTCAAGGTGATCGACCTCGTGACCGAGGACCTCAAGCAGCTCCTGGAGAAGATCGACGGCCGGGAGGTGAAGCTCGCCTCGGGGCCCCGGGTGCTGAAGACGAAGGGGGCCGAGATCAACCGCAGGGAGATGGGGTTCCGCGAGAAGGTGCTCATCACGATCTCGAACCCCAACATCGCCTTCATCCTCTTCCTGCTGGGCCTGGCCGGCCTGTACTTCGAATTTTCCAACCCCGGCGTGATCGTGCCCGGCATCATCGGCGGCATCTCGCTGATCCTAGCCTTCTTCGCCTTCCAGACACTGCCCGTCAACTACGCGGGCATCCTTCTCATCCTCTTTGCCGTGATCCTGTTCATCGCGGAGATCAAGGTGGTCAGTCACGGGGTGCTCACCATCGGGGGCGTCGTCTCGCTCATCCTGGGCTCCATCATGCTCTTCGAATCGCCCGACCCGGCCCTGCGGGTGTCCTGGAGCGTGCTCGTGCCGGCCGTGACGATCGTGTCCCTGTTCTTCATCGGCGTCATCTCGATCGCGCTGCGTGCGCAGATGCGCCGTGTCGTGACCGGGGGCGAGGGCATGATCGGGGCCGTAGGCCAGACCGTCACCGCCGTGCACGAAACCGGCAAGGTGCTCATCCGGGGCGAGTACTGGAACGCCTTCAGCAGGACCCCGATCGAGAAGGGGAAGAAGGTCGCCGTCGTCGGCGTCAAGGAACTGCAACTCGAAGTCGAAGAACGCTCATAA
- a CDS encoding slipin family protein, translating to MYAILVLVVLVVMFLAAAIRILNEYERAVIFRLGRIIPTKGPGLIILIPLVDRMVRVDTRTVTMDVPSQDIITRDNVSIKVNAVVYFRVVDSMKAIVEVENYLYATSQLAQTTLRSVCGQVELDEILASREKVNLHIQEILDRATDPWGIKVTHVEVKYIDLPQEMQRAMAKQAEAERERRAKVIGAEGEFQAAQKLAEAAAVMQQQPMALQLRYLQTLVQIGTENNTTTVFPIPIDMLNLMLKKGDKGGA from the coding sequence ATGTACGCCATTCTTGTCCTCGTCGTCCTCGTCGTCATGTTCCTGGCCGCGGCCATCCGGATCCTCAACGAATACGAGAGGGCCGTGATCTTCCGGCTCGGTCGAATCATCCCCACGAAGGGGCCGGGGCTCATCATCCTCATCCCCCTCGTAGACCGCATGGTCCGCGTGGACACGCGCACGGTCACGATGGACGTCCCGTCGCAGGACATCATCACCCGGGACAACGTATCCATCAAGGTCAACGCCGTGGTCTACTTCCGCGTCGTCGACTCGATGAAGGCCATCGTCGAGGTCGAGAACTACCTCTATGCCACCTCGCAGCTCGCGCAGACGACGCTGCGCAGCGTCTGCGGACAGGTGGAGCTCGACGAGATCCTCGCGTCGCGGGAGAAGGTCAATCTCCACATCCAGGAGATCCTGGACCGCGCCACCGACCCCTGGGGAATCAAGGTGACCCACGTGGAGGTGAAGTACATCGACCTGCCGCAGGAGATGCAGCGGGCCATGGCGAAGCAGGCCGAGGCGGAGCGCGAGCGCCGCGCCAAGGTCATCGGCGCGGAGGGCGAATTCCAGGCCGCGCAGAAACTCGCAGAGGCCGCCGCCGTCATGCAGCAGCAGCCCATGGCCCTGCAGCTGCGGTATCTCCAGACCCTGGTCCAGATCGGGACGGAGAACAACACGACGACGGTGTTCCCGATCCCCATCGACATGCTGAACCTCATGCTCAAGAAGGGCGACAAGGGCGGCGCGTGA
- a CDS encoding MtnX-like HAD-IB family phosphatase, which yields MLVLTDFDGTLSLTDVGYEVLLHFSGRGWDDIDRDYCEGRIGSKDAYARIAAILGGTREEMLRFVAENAVIDPHFKEFYAFCRERDIAVKVVSDGLDFYIDFVLRRHGLEDIPFFSNVMTFEEGKPRSIEFPHANESCNRCGTCKSNILESCRSGFGRIAYVGDGYSDLCPAAKADLVFAKGILWTRLSRTHTGVRKYRSFRDVTAFLSRNGFARNG from the coding sequence TTGCTGGTCCTGACGGATTTTGACGGGACGCTGAGCCTGACTGACGTGGGCTACGAGGTCCTGCTGCACTTCAGCGGCAGGGGGTGGGACGACATCGACAGGGATTACTGCGAGGGCAGAATCGGCTCAAAGGACGCCTACGCCCGCATTGCGGCCATCCTGGGCGGAACCCGGGAGGAGATGCTGCGGTTCGTGGCGGAAAACGCCGTGATCGACCCGCACTTCAAGGAATTCTATGCCTTCTGCCGGGAGCGCGACATCGCGGTGAAGGTCGTCTCGGACGGCCTGGACTTCTATATCGATTTCGTTCTCCGCAGGCACGGGCTCGAAGACATCCCCTTCTTCTCGAACGTGATGACCTTCGAGGAGGGGAAACCCCGGTCCATCGAGTTCCCCCACGCCAACGAGTCCTGCAACCGGTGCGGCACCTGCAAGAGCAACATCCTCGAATCCTGCCGGAGCGGATTCGGGCGGATCGCCTATGTCGGCGACGGCTATTCCGACCTGTGCCCCGCCGCAAAGGCGGATCTCGTCTTTGCCAAGGGGATCCTCTGGACCCGACTCTCGAGGACACACACGGGCGTCCGCAAATACAGGAGCTTCAGGGACGTGACGGCGTTCCTGTCCCGCAACGGCTTCGCACGCAACGGCTGA